The following are encoded together in the Acidovorax sp. KKS102 genome:
- a CDS encoding efflux transporter outer membrane subunit — protein MTDLLLTKNSTDGALAVRKRSLLAPLAAALVLAGCMTQPVAPAPHAGVPVPTNFTAGGDALPTAPWTVAAPAEAQPRGEWWLGFQDPVLADLVQRAGTANTSIQQAAARLAEARTLLRSADAARSVQVGASAGVTRQAGAATTGSAAPATLGTAGLNASYELDLFGRLSQTSDAARLDAHAREALLQSTRLMVQADVAQTYLQLRAVQAEQVLVQESLAAYQDTLRLTQRRLQAGDVAELDVARVQTEVAATESDALALQRQQALLTNALAVLAGEVASGFVLPPATGDAALPVIPPGVPGTVLARRPDVSAAQAAVLAAQARVGVAQKAWFPAVTLTGNAGHASPELGDLFKWSARAWGVSALLSLPIFDGGQRDAQIVGAKARLEAALADHRGQVLNAFRDVEDQLTSLRLLSGQAEAQGRAVTAARRATQLSDVRYRNGLVSQLELLDARRSELRNRRQELQVRTAQYVATVGLIRALGGGWGDQPAVKMAAVSQ, from the coding sequence ATGACCGATTTGCTTTTGACAAAAAACTCCACCGATGGAGCACTCGCAGTGCGCAAGCGCAGCCTGCTGGCACCCCTGGCCGCCGCCCTGGTGCTGGCCGGTTGCATGACCCAGCCCGTGGCCCCCGCGCCGCATGCGGGTGTGCCCGTGCCTACCAATTTCACGGCAGGTGGCGATGCACTGCCCACCGCCCCCTGGACCGTGGCCGCCCCCGCCGAGGCGCAGCCGCGCGGCGAGTGGTGGCTGGGCTTTCAAGATCCGGTGCTGGCCGACCTGGTGCAGCGTGCGGGCACGGCCAACACCAGCATCCAGCAGGCGGCAGCACGGCTGGCCGAGGCGCGTACGCTGCTGCGCTCTGCCGACGCCGCGCGCTCGGTGCAAGTGGGCGCATCGGCGGGTGTGACGCGCCAGGCGGGCGCTGCCACCACGGGCAGCGCTGCCCCTGCCACGCTGGGTACGGCGGGGCTCAACGCCTCGTACGAGCTGGACCTGTTTGGCCGCCTTTCGCAGACCAGCGACGCCGCGCGCCTGGACGCCCATGCGCGCGAAGCCCTGTTGCAAAGCACGCGCCTGATGGTGCAGGCCGACGTGGCGCAAACGTACCTGCAACTGCGCGCCGTGCAGGCCGAGCAGGTGCTGGTGCAAGAGAGCCTGGCCGCGTACCAGGACACCCTGCGCCTCACGCAGCGCCGCCTGCAGGCCGGCGATGTGGCCGAGCTGGACGTGGCCCGTGTGCAGACCGAGGTGGCGGCCACCGAGTCTGATGCCCTGGCCTTGCAGCGCCAGCAGGCCCTGCTCACCAACGCGCTGGCCGTTCTGGCGGGCGAGGTGGCCAGCGGCTTTGTGCTGCCGCCCGCGACGGGCGATGCCGCGTTGCCGGTGATCCCGCCCGGCGTGCCCGGCACGGTGCTGGCGCGCCGCCCCGATGTGTCGGCCGCACAAGCCGCTGTGCTGGCCGCGCAAGCCCGTGTGGGTGTGGCGCAGAAGGCGTGGTTCCCGGCCGTCACGCTCACCGGCAATGCGGGTCATGCGTCGCCCGAGTTGGGGGACCTGTTCAAGTGGTCGGCCCGAGCCTGGGGTGTGAGTGCGCTGCTGTCGCTGCCGATCTTTGACGGCGGCCAGCGCGATGCGCAGATCGTAGGCGCCAAGGCGCGCCTGGAGGCTGCGCTGGCGGACCACCGGGGGCAGGTGCTCAATGCGTTCCGTGATGTAGAGGATCAGCTGACCTCGCTGCGTTTGCTCTCCGGCCAGGCCGAGGCGCAAGGGCGGGCGGTGACGGCTGCGCGGCGGGCGACGCAGTTGTCGGATGTGCGGTATCGCAATGGGCTGGTGAGCCAGCTGGAGTTGCTGGACGCGCGGCGCAGCGAGTTGCGCAATCGGCGGCAGGAGTTGCAGGTGCGGACGGCGCAGTATGTGGCGACGGTGGGGTTGATTCGGGCGCTTGGGGGAGGGTGGGGGGATCAGCCGGCGGTGAAGATGGCTGCGGTGTCGCAGTAG
- a CDS encoding porin produces the protein MKTLNRCALAALALVGTSAAFAQSSVTLYGRVNTTFEHQKDGDVSKTGLFNNSSRFGFKGQEDLGGGLMAGFQLESGFDSSSGASDSRGIFARQSEVNLSGGFGMVRLGNFTSESYYATADFISNHNHDTGSSADALYAYPARDVNKIAYRTPSLGGATFEAGWAQHEQPSGTGGKNSLDLAANYEIGKLGLGAGYSKLGDQNQFAVRASYSTGPFVMGAYVQRDKNVFIANGGNRTNLRLSAAYIMGVSEFHVNVGRAGNYSNVSNSAATQYTLGYNYNLSKRTKIYTYYTRINNSQAATYGVSAPGNDFSSFAVGVRHNF, from the coding sequence ATGAAAACATTGAACCGCTGCGCCCTCGCCGCGCTGGCCCTGGTGGGTACGTCTGCTGCCTTTGCACAGAGCAGCGTCACCCTGTACGGCCGGGTCAACACGACCTTCGAACACCAAAAAGACGGCGATGTCTCCAAGACCGGTCTGTTCAACAACTCCTCCCGCTTCGGCTTCAAGGGCCAGGAAGACCTGGGCGGCGGCCTTATGGCTGGCTTCCAACTGGAAAGCGGCTTTGACTCCAGCTCCGGCGCTTCCGACTCGCGCGGTATTTTTGCCCGCCAGAGCGAAGTGAACCTGTCCGGCGGCTTCGGCATGGTACGCCTGGGCAACTTCACGTCCGAGTCGTACTACGCCACGGCCGACTTCATCAGCAACCACAACCACGACACCGGCTCGTCGGCTGACGCCCTGTACGCCTACCCCGCCCGTGACGTGAACAAGATCGCTTACCGCACCCCCAGCCTGGGCGGCGCAACGTTCGAAGCCGGCTGGGCCCAGCACGAGCAGCCCAGCGGCACCGGCGGCAAGAACAGCCTAGACCTGGCTGCCAACTACGAAATCGGCAAGTTGGGCCTGGGCGCTGGTTACTCCAAGCTGGGCGACCAGAACCAGTTCGCAGTGCGCGCTTCGTACTCCACCGGTCCTTTCGTGATGGGCGCCTACGTGCAACGCGACAAGAACGTGTTCATCGCCAACGGCGGCAACCGCACCAACCTGCGCCTGTCGGCCGCCTACATCATGGGTGTGTCCGAGTTCCACGTGAACGTGGGCCGTGCTGGCAACTACTCCAACGTGTCCAACAGCGCCGCCACCCAGTACACACTGGGCTACAACTACAACCTGAGCAAGCGCACCAAGATCTACACGTACTACACCCGCATCAACAACAGCCAGGCAGCCACCTACGGCGTGTCGGCTCCGGGTAACGACTTCAGCTCCTTCGCCGTGGGCGTGCGCCACAACTTCTGA
- a CDS encoding TonB-dependent receptor has protein sequence MSMSCFPTSPRPWLAAMLAIAGVCDLAPAHAHQVWLENAGGQARLHFGEFNDNLRETSPGRLDQFKGVPLLEQQRTGAPAQRVDGQLGKDAFVYATTGSPDTLFATPTYPVIDRSKRNLPAMYWQPAARWVASLAKPVAPTAALDLVPTGKPGELKVVYQGAPLPKAKVQLAAPSGWTREAEAGEDGTVTFVTPWKGQYVAEVKHSDKTPGEAHGAPYGEASYVTTLSFVLAEGMPSPSLPPAATPAPAGR, from the coding sequence ATGTCCATGTCTTGCTTTCCCACCTCCCCACGCCCTTGGCTGGCTGCCATGCTGGCCATTGCCGGCGTATGTGACCTGGCCCCTGCCCACGCCCACCAGGTGTGGCTGGAGAACGCCGGGGGCCAGGCGCGCCTGCACTTTGGCGAGTTCAACGACAACCTGCGCGAGACATCGCCTGGCCGGCTCGACCAGTTCAAGGGCGTGCCCCTGCTGGAACAACAACGCACCGGCGCCCCGGCGCAGCGCGTGGACGGCCAACTGGGCAAGGATGCCTTCGTCTACGCCACCACCGGCAGCCCAGACACGCTGTTTGCAACGCCTACCTACCCCGTGATCGACCGCAGCAAGCGCAACCTGCCCGCGATGTACTGGCAGCCCGCCGCCCGCTGGGTGGCCAGCCTGGCCAAGCCCGTGGCCCCCACCGCAGCGCTGGACCTGGTGCCCACCGGCAAGCCGGGTGAGCTGAAGGTGGTCTACCAGGGCGCCCCCTTGCCCAAGGCCAAGGTGCAGCTGGCTGCACCCTCGGGCTGGACGCGCGAGGCCGAGGCGGGTGAAGACGGCACGGTGACCTTCGTCACCCCCTGGAAGGGCCAGTACGTGGCCGAGGTGAAGCACAGCGACAAGACGCCGGGCGAGGCGCACGGCGCGCCGTACGGCGAGGCCAGCTACGTGACGACGCTGAGCTTTGTGCTGGCCGAGGGCATGCCCTCGCCGTCGTTGCCGCCAGCGGCCACGCCCGCACCCGCTGGTCGCTGA
- a CDS encoding NAD-dependent succinate-semialdehyde dehydrogenase — MTYPNTQLFIAGQWQDAAEGKTLAVFNPATGKEIGRVAHATKVDLDRALDAAQKGFEAWRDMPAAERAKTMRRAAALMRERAEAIAAIMVQEQGKPLAEAKVETMASADIIEWFADESLRVYGRIVPSRNLKATQMVLKDPVGPVAAFTPWNFPINQVVRKLAAALGAGCSILVKAPEETPASPAELIRAFADAGVPAGTVGLVYGDPAEISSYLIPHPIIRKVTFTGSTPVGKQLAALAGKHMKRVTMELGGHAPVIVAEDADLELAIKIGSGAKFRNAGQVCISPTRYLVHESIRADFASAFAKYAQGLKVGDGLTAGTQMGPLANPRRITAMADLLADAVQQGAKVLTGGERIGTEGNFFQPTVLNDVPLSARIVNEEPFGPVAAIRGFEKIEDAIAEANRLPFGLAGYAFTSSLKNAHLLAQRLEVGMLWINQAAAPAAELPFGGLKDSGYGSEGGPEAIEAHLNTRLVSIMNV; from the coding sequence ATGACCTATCCCAACACCCAGCTCTTCATCGCAGGCCAGTGGCAAGACGCCGCCGAAGGCAAGACCCTTGCCGTGTTCAACCCCGCCACGGGCAAGGAAATCGGCCGCGTGGCCCATGCCACCAAGGTCGATCTGGACCGTGCGCTGGACGCCGCACAAAAGGGCTTTGAAGCCTGGCGTGACATGCCTGCCGCCGAGCGCGCCAAGACCATGCGCCGCGCAGCGGCCCTGATGCGCGAGCGCGCCGAGGCCATTGCCGCCATCATGGTGCAAGAGCAAGGCAAGCCCCTGGCCGAGGCCAAGGTCGAGACCATGGCGTCCGCCGACATCATCGAATGGTTTGCCGACGAGTCGCTGCGTGTGTACGGCCGCATCGTGCCCTCGCGCAATCTCAAGGCCACGCAGATGGTGCTGAAGGACCCGGTGGGACCCGTGGCGGCCTTCACGCCGTGGAACTTCCCCATCAACCAGGTGGTGCGCAAGCTGGCCGCTGCGCTGGGTGCCGGTTGCTCCATCTTGGTCAAGGCACCTGAAGAAACCCCCGCCAGCCCGGCCGAGCTGATCCGTGCGTTTGCCGATGCGGGCGTGCCCGCAGGCACCGTGGGCCTGGTCTATGGCGACCCGGCGGAAATCTCCAGCTACCTGATCCCGCACCCCATCATCCGCAAGGTCACGTTCACCGGCTCCACGCCCGTGGGCAAGCAGCTGGCCGCGCTGGCGGGCAAGCACATGAAGCGCGTGACGATGGAGCTGGGCGGCCACGCCCCGGTGATCGTGGCCGAAGACGCCGACCTCGAACTCGCTATCAAGATCGGCAGCGGTGCCAAGTTCCGCAATGCGGGCCAGGTCTGCATCTCGCCCACGCGCTACCTGGTGCACGAAAGCATCCGCGCCGACTTTGCCTCCGCGTTTGCCAAGTACGCCCAGGGCCTGAAGGTCGGCGACGGTCTCACGGCTGGCACGCAGATGGGCCCGCTGGCCAATCCGCGCCGCATCACCGCCATGGCCGACTTGCTGGCCGATGCGGTGCAGCAGGGCGCCAAGGTGCTGACCGGTGGCGAGCGCATTGGCACCGAAGGCAACTTCTTCCAGCCCACCGTGCTGAACGACGTGCCCCTGTCGGCCCGCATCGTGAACGAAGAGCCCTTTGGCCCCGTGGCCGCGATTCGCGGGTTTGAGAAGATTGAAGACGCCATAGCCGAAGCCAACCGCTTGCCGTTTGGCCTGGCGGGTTATGCGTTCACCTCGTCGCTGAAGAACGCGCACCTGCTGGCCCAGCGCCTGGAAGTGGGCATGCTCTGGATCAACCAGGCCGCCGCCCCTGCCGCCGAGCTGCCCTTTGGCGGCCTGAAGGATTCGGGCTACGGCTCCGAGGGTGGCCCCGAGGCCATCGAGGCGCACCTGAACACGCGCCTGGTGTCGATCATGAACGTGTAA
- a CDS encoding PepSY domain-containing protein — MLSPTALRRWSWTHKWSSLVCTVFMLLLCITGLPLIFHHEIGHLLGTEVEAPAMPANTPRASLDQVLATAKALHPDRVVQFASHAEDDDNVWFVTLTPTPAPTDDFRSVAVDARTAQVLAQPRFDEGFMYVMFKLHVDLFAGLPGKLFLGFMGLLLLVAIVTGVVLYAPFMRKLAFGEVRRDRSTRVKWLDLHNLLGIVTLVWAFVVGGTGMINTWADLLIKYWQHDQLSVLLKPYEGQPIVPAAERGPLQQALEAAQAQAPGTKLSFIAFPGTAFSSPHHNTFFLRGNEPLTSKLLQPVLVDARTAQVTASPQLPWYLTALLVSQPLHFGDYGGMPMKILWALLDIATIVVLGSGLYLWLRKGVQAASPATPTAGSATGGFAGSALPTSGAARSTEGAT; from the coding sequence ATGCTGAGCCCCACCGCCCTGCGCCGCTGGAGCTGGACCCACAAGTGGTCCAGCCTGGTGTGCACCGTCTTCATGCTGCTGCTGTGCATCACCGGCCTGCCGCTGATCTTTCACCACGAAATTGGCCACCTGCTAGGCACCGAGGTCGAGGCGCCCGCCATGCCCGCCAACACGCCGCGCGCCAGCCTGGACCAGGTGCTGGCCACGGCAAAAGCGCTGCACCCGGACCGGGTGGTGCAGTTCGCATCACACGCCGAGGACGATGACAACGTGTGGTTCGTCACGCTCACGCCCACCCCGGCGCCCACCGATGACTTCCGATCCGTGGCGGTGGACGCGCGCACGGCGCAGGTGCTGGCGCAGCCCCGGTTTGACGAAGGCTTCATGTACGTGATGTTCAAGCTGCATGTGGACCTGTTCGCGGGGCTGCCGGGCAAGCTGTTTCTGGGCTTCATGGGCTTGTTGCTGCTGGTGGCCATCGTCACGGGCGTGGTGCTGTATGCGCCGTTCATGCGCAAGCTGGCGTTTGGCGAGGTGCGGCGCGATCGGTCCACGCGGGTGAAGTGGCTCGACCTGCACAACCTGCTGGGCATCGTCACGCTGGTGTGGGCGTTTGTCGTGGGCGGCACGGGCATGATCAATACGTGGGCCGACCTACTTATCAAGTACTGGCAGCACGACCAGCTCTCGGTGCTGCTCAAGCCCTATGAGGGACAGCCCATCGTGCCCGCCGCCGAGCGCGGGCCGCTGCAGCAGGCGCTGGAGGCGGCGCAGGCCCAGGCGCCGGGCACCAAGCTGTCGTTCATTGCGTTCCCGGGCACGGCGTTCTCCAGCCCGCACCACAACACGTTTTTCCTGCGCGGCAACGAGCCGCTGACCTCCAAGCTGCTCCAGCCGGTGCTGGTGGATGCACGCACGGCGCAGGTCACCGCATCGCCCCAGCTGCCTTGGTACCTGACGGCGCTGCTGGTGTCGCAGCCGCTGCACTTTGGCGACTACGGCGGCATGCCGATGAAGATCCTGTGGGCGCTGCTCGACATTGCCACCATCGTGGTGCTGGGCAGCGGGCTGTATCTATGGCTGCGCAAGGGCGTGCAGGCGGCAAGCCCCGCAACACCCACCGCAGGCAGCGCCACGGGCGGTTTTGCAGGCAGCGCTTTGCCCACATCGGGTGCTGCGCGCTCCACCGAGGGGGCCACATGA
- a CDS encoding pyridoxal phosphate-dependent aminotransferase: MREVVQSLEESRIREVANEGLGRSDVLKFWFGESDEVTPDFIREAAIASLQHGETFYAHNLGLPELRHAIAGYMHGLHPQQHTDAWFDRIAVTSGGVNGLMVAVQALVDAGDEVVLVTPVWPNLVAQPRILGAQVRTVPLVADAQGAWRLDMDALLGAITPSTRLLVVNAPNNPTGWTLTREEQATILAHCRRTGTWILADEVYERLYYAGDTANGAAPSFLDVAEPEDRLIVTHSFSKSFLMTGWRLGWLVLPPSLTHAVGKLIEFNTSCAPVFVQRGATVALQRTDEVTPALVAHLKTCRDTLVPLLADVPGVSVATPRGGMYAFFRIDGHDDCLTLAKRLVREAGLGLAPGSAFGGEASGWLRWCFASRDVGRLEEGVGRLRGWLKG, encoded by the coding sequence ATGCGAGAAGTAGTCCAAAGCCTCGAAGAGTCGCGCATCCGCGAAGTGGCCAACGAAGGCCTGGGGCGCAGCGACGTGCTGAAGTTCTGGTTTGGCGAGAGCGACGAAGTGACGCCCGATTTCATCCGCGAGGCGGCCATTGCGTCGCTGCAGCACGGTGAAACCTTTTATGCCCATAACCTGGGCCTGCCCGAACTGCGCCACGCGATTGCGGGCTACATGCACGGCCTGCACCCGCAGCAGCACACCGATGCGTGGTTTGACCGCATCGCCGTCACATCGGGCGGCGTGAACGGCCTGATGGTGGCCGTGCAGGCCCTGGTGGACGCGGGCGACGAAGTGGTGCTGGTCACGCCCGTGTGGCCCAACCTGGTGGCGCAGCCGCGCATTCTGGGCGCACAGGTGCGCACCGTGCCCCTGGTGGCCGACGCACAGGGCGCGTGGCGGCTGGACATGGATGCACTGCTCGGTGCCATCACGCCCAGCACGCGCCTGCTGGTGGTCAACGCTCCCAACAACCCCACGGGCTGGACGCTGACGCGCGAGGAACAAGCCACCATCCTGGCCCACTGCCGCCGCACGGGCACGTGGATCTTGGCGGACGAGGTGTACGAGCGCCTGTACTACGCAGGCGACACGGCCAACGGCGCCGCGCCCAGCTTTCTGGACGTGGCCGAGCCCGAGGACCGGCTGATCGTGACCCACAGCTTTTCCAAGAGTTTTTTGATGACCGGCTGGCGCCTTGGGTGGCTGGTGCTGCCGCCGTCGCTGACGCATGCCGTCGGCAAGTTGATCGAGTTCAACACTTCGTGCGCACCGGTGTTTGTGCAGCGCGGGGCGACGGTGGCGCTGCAGCGCACGGATGAGGTGACACCTGCGCTGGTGGCGCATCTGAAGACCTGCCGGGACACGCTGGTGCCGCTGCTGGCCGATGTGCCGGGGGTGTCGGTGGCCACGCCGCGTGGGGGGATGTATGCGTTTTTCCGCATCGACGGGCATGACGATTGCCTGACGCTGGCCAAGCGGCTGGTGCGGGAGGCGGGGTTGGGGTTGGCGCCGGGAAGTGCGTTTGGGGGGGAGGCGTCGGGGTGGTTGCGGTGGTGTTTTGCGAGTCGGGATGTGGGGAGGTTGGAGGAAGGGGTGGGGAGGTTGAGGGGGTGGTTGAAGGGGTGA
- a CDS encoding TonB-dependent siderophore receptor, with protein MHAPLHRSFRRSLGRSYALHPLAAAVLAAFCGTALAQTPAPAAPTQTLGEVTVQSTSDDDGYSPAASTSATKGSAPLRDVPQAVNVVPEQLLRDQGARSMEDALRNVPGVAMSHGDGQRDQVVIRGFTAIADQFVDGVRDDALYFRDLADIERIEVLKGPAAVLYGRGSSGGLINRVTKKPKFGETSGEASLGLGSFDYRRATADVNVGISDTAALRINAAVEDSGSYRDQQFVKRHNFAPSLALKLAAQTDLLLQYTNARDKRLTDFGIPALNGRPVNVPASTYYGSSNAAQDDTTTSTMQSFAATLNHRFNDDWSVRNVTRLYDYTLDRYNTLPGGTTNPVDMTVGRTRSFILRDEKGFFNQTDLTWRNQLGGLKQEWLMGVELGQQKKRAESVSGGADRVPLLNPGNRPAPAIPAASYNADSAIPSHTTQDTAALYWQNQITLAPQWKALVGARYDVFGQETTFDRKLATLSRTDKKFSPRAGLVWQPSDTVSYYVSYSKSFQPSAETFALAANTTGAEPEITENKEIGVKLDLLDGRMNVTGALFNLERTNIKNTDPTNPSRQINVGTQRTNGLELTANGRLPGRWDMSASYAWLDGRMTKSLATTTSTQLPTAAIAAQGKVPALTPRNSAFLWAMKDLGHGLRVGGGVNYVGARFTSLTNLVTLPGYTTVDAALQYTLGQWDVDVNIKNLANRKYYVSAHGSNDNLILPGSPRAVQVTLRTRF; from the coding sequence ATGCACGCACCTTTGCACCGCTCCTTCCGCCGTTCTCTCGGCCGCTCCTATGCCCTGCACCCGCTGGCTGCAGCCGTTCTTGCCGCCTTCTGCGGCACCGCGCTGGCACAAACCCCAGCGCCTGCCGCCCCCACCCAGACGCTGGGCGAGGTCACCGTGCAGTCCACCAGCGACGATGACGGCTATTCGCCCGCCGCCAGCACCTCGGCCACCAAAGGCAGCGCGCCGCTGCGCGACGTACCCCAGGCCGTGAACGTGGTGCCCGAGCAGCTGCTGCGCGACCAGGGCGCGCGCTCGATGGAAGACGCGCTGCGCAACGTGCCCGGCGTGGCCATGAGCCACGGCGACGGGCAGCGCGACCAGGTGGTGATCCGGGGCTTTACCGCGATTGCCGACCAGTTTGTGGACGGCGTGCGCGACGACGCGCTGTACTTCCGCGATCTGGCCGACATAGAACGCATCGAAGTGCTCAAGGGCCCGGCCGCCGTGTTGTACGGGCGCGGATCGTCGGGCGGGCTCATCAACCGCGTGACCAAGAAGCCCAAGTTTGGCGAGACCTCGGGCGAGGCGTCGCTCGGTCTGGGTAGCTTTGATTACCGCCGCGCCACGGCCGACGTGAACGTGGGCATCAGCGACACCGCAGCCTTACGCATCAATGCCGCCGTGGAAGACTCGGGCAGCTACCGCGACCAGCAGTTCGTCAAGCGCCACAACTTCGCGCCCTCGCTCGCGCTCAAGCTCGCCGCGCAGACCGACCTGCTGCTGCAGTACACCAACGCACGCGACAAGCGTCTCACGGACTTCGGTATCCCCGCGCTGAATGGTCGCCCAGTCAACGTGCCCGCCAGCACCTACTACGGCTCCAGCAACGCGGCGCAGGACGACACCACCACCAGCACCATGCAGTCGTTCGCGGCCACACTCAACCACCGTTTCAACGACGACTGGTCGGTGCGCAACGTCACGCGCCTGTACGACTACACGCTGGACCGCTACAACACCCTGCCCGGCGGCACCACCAACCCCGTGGACATGACCGTGGGCCGCACGCGCTCGTTCATCCTGCGCGACGAAAAAGGCTTTTTCAACCAGACCGACCTGACCTGGCGCAACCAGCTGGGCGGCTTGAAGCAAGAGTGGCTGATGGGCGTGGAACTGGGCCAGCAGAAGAAGCGCGCCGAGTCCGTATCGGGCGGCGCGGACCGCGTGCCCCTCCTCAACCCCGGCAACCGCCCCGCCCCGGCCATCCCGGCAGCCAGCTACAACGCCGACAGCGCCATCCCCAGCCACACCACGCAGGACACGGCCGCGCTGTACTGGCAAAACCAGATCACGCTCGCCCCCCAATGGAAGGCGCTGGTGGGCGCTCGCTACGACGTGTTCGGGCAAGAGACCACGTTCGACCGCAAGCTCGCCACGCTCTCGCGCACCGACAAAAAGTTCAGCCCCCGCGCAGGCCTGGTGTGGCAGCCCAGCGATACCGTGTCGTACTACGTGTCGTACAGCAAGTCGTTCCAGCCCTCGGCCGAGACCTTTGCGCTCGCCGCCAACACCACCGGCGCCGAGCCCGAGATCACCGAGAACAAGGAAATCGGCGTGAAGCTCGACCTGCTCGATGGCCGCATGAACGTGACCGGCGCGCTCTTCAACCTGGAGCGCACCAACATCAAGAACACCGACCCGACCAACCCCTCGCGCCAGATCAACGTGGGCACCCAGCGCACCAACGGGCTGGAACTGACCGCCAACGGCCGCCTGCCCGGCCGCTGGGACATGAGCGCAAGCTACGCCTGGCTGGACGGCCGCATGACGAAATCACTGGCCACCACCACCTCCACCCAGTTGCCCACCGCTGCCATCGCGGCCCAGGGCAAGGTGCCCGCGCTCACGCCTCGCAACTCCGCCTTCCTCTGGGCCATGAAGGACCTGGGCCACGGCCTGCGCGTGGGCGGCGGCGTGAACTACGTGGGCGCGCGCTTCACCTCGCTGACCAACCTGGTCACCCTGCCCGGCTACACCACGGTGGACGCCGCCCTGCAGTACACGCTGGGCCAGTGGGATGTGGACGTGAACATCAAGAACCTGGCCAACCGCAAGTACTACGTGTCGGCCCACGGGAGCAACGACAACCTGATCCTGCCCGGCTCGCCGCGTGCGGTGCAGGTGACGTTGCGGACGCGGTTCTGA
- a CDS encoding formylglycine-generating enzyme family protein, giving the protein MPTPRHAVIATLAFWALAASAQTPAPVVLDDLHGLRIDKTEVTIAQFARYARATGTTTRAEREGGGFEYVGGWQRRAGWTWQRPDGSPPDTDQLPAVHLTHTEAQAYCQWAGGRLPTAAEWRTAGFTELRSQPPTPWVRGTTYPWTTGHSPQGANTSDPDPWPRAAPVNATVAGVNGLHDMGANVWEWAADARGDERRTMGGSWWYPASQMRADVEAWKPADFYAVYIGFRCVYDPVKQR; this is encoded by the coding sequence ATGCCAACACCGCGCCACGCAGTCATCGCCACCCTGGCGTTCTGGGCCCTGGCCGCATCTGCCCAGACCCCAGCGCCCGTGGTGCTGGACGACCTGCACGGCCTGCGCATCGACAAGACCGAAGTCACCATCGCCCAGTTTGCGCGCTACGCGCGGGCCACCGGCACCACCACCCGTGCCGAGCGCGAAGGCGGCGGTTTTGAATACGTGGGCGGCTGGCAGCGCCGCGCGGGCTGGACCTGGCAGCGCCCCGACGGCTCACCGCCCGACACCGACCAGTTGCCCGCCGTGCACCTCACCCACACCGAGGCCCAGGCGTACTGCCAATGGGCCGGCGGCCGCCTGCCCACCGCCGCCGAGTGGCGCACCGCCGGCTTTACCGAGCTGCGCAGCCAACCACCCACGCCCTGGGTGCGTGGCACCACCTACCCCTGGACCACGGGCCACAGCCCGCAGGGCGCCAACACCAGCGACCCCGACCCCTGGCCCCGCGCCGCGCCCGTCAACGCCACTGTGGCCGGAGTGAACGGCCTGCACGACATGGGCGCCAATGTGTGGGAATGGGCGGCCGATGCGCGTGGCGACGAGCGGCGCACGATGGGCGGATCCTGGTGGTATCCCGCCTCGCAAATGCGCGCGGATGTCGAGGCCTGGAAGCCTGCGGACTTCTATGCGGTGTACATCGGCTTTCGCTGCGTGTACGACCCGGTGAAACAGCGCTGA
- a CDS encoding FG-GAP repeat protein, which yields MSTIFGAVQAVAHASARGMGALYRTALPWLAVVAILCTGNVRAADESTSAEQKARLAIPPEFRHPDFVWTTAEGDLNGDGIPDLALLLTKHKGEGQREERLLVLTGRADGSYQVLSTSGEFCHPCKFYNLEIKSNSLFVQAVYYADAARFSGFTLQFRYNAKIKDLEHIGEQQDDEDYSSNASHRVSLNYLTNATIDSRRAGKKYKEARGRIVGGPGVLPLNGFVCEGYGMTGSSVYLDESFKVHKMGVTPP from the coding sequence GTGTCCACGATATTCGGCGCCGTTCAGGCCGTTGCGCACGCATCTGCGAGAGGCATGGGGGCTTTGTACCGGACGGCCTTGCCATGGCTCGCTGTGGTGGCGATTTTGTGTACGGGCAACGTGCGCGCCGCAGACGAAAGCACCTCTGCGGAGCAAAAGGCACGGCTTGCAATACCCCCCGAGTTTCGGCATCCCGATTTTGTCTGGACCACTGCAGAAGGCGACTTGAACGGCGATGGCATTCCTGACCTGGCCCTGTTGCTGACAAAGCACAAGGGAGAAGGCCAGCGAGAGGAGCGGTTGCTTGTCCTGACCGGGAGGGCGGATGGCAGCTATCAGGTGCTCTCAACGTCCGGCGAGTTCTGCCACCCCTGCAAGTTCTACAACCTGGAAATCAAGAGCAATTCATTGTTCGTTCAGGCGGTCTACTACGCAGACGCCGCCCGGTTCTCGGGCTTCACGCTGCAGTTCCGCTACAACGCCAAGATCAAAGACCTGGAACACATCGGCGAGCAGCAGGACGATGAAGACTATTCCAGCAATGCCTCCCACCGCGTGAGCCTCAACTACCTGACCAACGCCACCATTGATTCGCGGCGTGCTGGCAAGAAGTACAAGGAGGCCCGAGGCCGGATCGTTGGTGGTCCGGGTGTGCTTCCTTTGAATGGGTTCGTCTGCGAAGGCTATGGCATGACGGGGTCATCGGTCTACCTGGATGAAAGCTTCAAGGTGCACAAGATGGGCGTGACACCTCCGTGA